One genomic region from Cellulomonas fengjieae encodes:
- a CDS encoding ferrochelatase has product MAPDTAVNSLPSDVEPSAVAPYDALLLLSFGGPDGPDDVLPFLRNVTAGKNIPDERLAVVAEHYHHFGGASPINGQNQALQRALTDEIARRGLDLPVLWGNRNWMPYTRDALAAAYADGARRVVAVVTSAYSSYSGCRQYRENLWASLDELGPEFGLPAGEHPLVVDKVRSYFNHPGFVQANIDAVTEAFESIGRDARLVFVTHSIPDTMDAASEVSGASYRAQHLDVAATVAAAVEERLGRPLTWDLAYCSRSGPPSQPWLEPDVNDHLTALAADGVQAVVMSPIGFVSDHMEVAFDLDTEAMQTAAELGIVAVRADTVGVREPFVRGLVDLVLERAALARELGADPALLPQGDAPALEQATVGALPAFPSVCRPGCCRMREGVATGIPAACSADPLS; this is encoded by the coding sequence GTGGCCCCTGATACCGCCGTGAACTCGCTGCCGTCCGACGTCGAACCGAGCGCCGTCGCACCGTACGACGCGCTGCTCCTGCTCTCGTTCGGCGGTCCCGACGGCCCGGACGACGTGCTGCCGTTCCTGCGCAACGTGACGGCCGGCAAGAACATCCCCGACGAGCGGCTCGCCGTCGTGGCGGAGCACTACCACCACTTCGGCGGGGCGAGCCCCATCAACGGCCAGAACCAGGCGCTGCAGCGCGCGCTCACGGACGAGATCGCCCGGCGCGGTCTCGACCTGCCGGTGCTGTGGGGCAACCGCAACTGGATGCCGTACACCCGCGACGCCCTCGCCGCCGCATACGCCGACGGCGCCCGACGGGTCGTCGCGGTCGTCACGAGCGCGTACTCGTCGTACTCGGGGTGCCGGCAGTACCGGGAGAACCTCTGGGCGTCGCTGGACGAGCTCGGCCCGGAGTTCGGCCTCCCGGCGGGGGAGCACCCGCTGGTCGTGGACAAGGTGCGCTCGTACTTCAACCACCCGGGCTTCGTGCAGGCGAACATCGACGCGGTGACGGAGGCGTTCGAGTCGATCGGCCGCGACGCGCGCCTCGTCTTCGTGACGCACTCGATCCCCGACACGATGGACGCGGCCTCGGAGGTGTCCGGGGCGTCGTACCGGGCCCAGCACCTCGACGTCGCCGCGACGGTCGCCGCCGCCGTCGAGGAGCGCCTGGGCCGACCGCTGACGTGGGACCTGGCGTACTGCTCACGCTCCGGTCCGCCCAGCCAGCCCTGGCTCGAGCCGGACGTGAACGACCACCTGACCGCGCTCGCGGCGGACGGTGTGCAGGCGGTCGTGATGTCGCCGATCGGCTTCGTCTCCGACCACATGGAGGTCGCGTTCGACCTCGACACGGAGGCGATGCAGACCGCCGCCGAGCTGGGCATCGTCGCCGTGCGCGCCGACACCGTCGGCGTCCGGGAGCCGTTCGTCCGCGGGCTCGTGGACCTGGTGCTCGAGCGGGCCGCGCTCGCGCGTGAGCTCGGCGCCGACCCCGCGCTCCTCCCGCAGGGCGACGCCCCCGCCCTGGAGCAGGCCACCGTCGGGGCGCTGCCGGCGTTCCCCTCCGTGTGCCGCCCCGGCTGCTGCCGGATGCGTGAGGGCGTGGCCACCGGCATCCCCGCGGCCTGCTCGGCCGACCCCCTCTCGTAG
- a CDS encoding serine/threonine-protein kinase produces the protein MHSTESRTPTSTPLGRRYHLEHPLGRGGSGEVFRATDNRLRRPVALKLFAIGAATPDEIRRYAHEARVLSSLTHPSLVALLDVGADVLPGAGPVAFLVMELVDGRTLRDTIADGPLTPGLTADVGRQLALALNHAHGAGVVHRDVKPSNILVAADRADSGARDAPWMPVVLADFGIALTTANAPRSPRGSSGTAGYQSPEQALGEPAGPATDIYSLGLVLLECLTGERAYPGDPLSSSLARLLDPVVVPAQFGRDWSRLLLAMTAPDAAARPGPAAVAAELRALRV, from the coding sequence GTGCACTCGACCGAGTCCCGCACGCCGACGAGCACCCCGCTCGGCAGGCGGTACCACCTCGAGCACCCGCTCGGGCGCGGCGGTTCGGGTGAGGTCTTCCGCGCGACCGACAACCGGCTGCGCCGACCGGTCGCCCTCAAGCTCTTCGCCATCGGCGCCGCGACCCCCGACGAGATCCGGCGCTACGCGCACGAGGCGCGGGTCCTGTCCTCGCTCACCCACCCGAGCCTGGTCGCCCTGCTCGACGTCGGCGCGGACGTGCTGCCGGGCGCGGGCCCCGTGGCGTTCCTCGTCATGGAGCTCGTCGACGGCCGGACCCTGCGCGACACGATCGCGGACGGTCCCCTGACGCCCGGCCTCACGGCGGACGTCGGTCGGCAGCTGGCGCTCGCGCTGAACCACGCGCACGGAGCCGGCGTCGTGCACCGCGACGTCAAGCCGTCCAACATCCTGGTGGCCGCCGACCGGGCGGACAGCGGCGCCCGCGACGCGCCGTGGATGCCGGTGGTGCTCGCCGACTTCGGCATCGCCCTCACGACAGCCAACGCGCCGCGCTCCCCGCGCGGGTCGTCCGGCACGGCCGGGTACCAGAGCCCGGAGCAGGCGCTCGGCGAGCCCGCCGGGCCGGCGACCGACATCTACTCCCTGGGACTCGTGCTGCTCGAGTGCCTGACCGGCGAGCGCGCCTACCCGGGCGATCCGCTGTCGAGCTCGCTCGCGCGGTTGCTCGACCCCGTGGTCGTACCCGCGCAGTTCGGCCGGGACTGGAGCCGGCTGCTGCTGGCGATGACCGCGCCCGACGCGGCCGCCCGCCCCGGGCCAGCCGCCGTCGCCGCGGAGCTGCGCGCGCTACGCGTCTGA
- a CDS encoding MarR family winged helix-turn-helix transcriptional regulator: MRTHEGGPGRSTSDGTRELPGTREAAEAWESLFRAQVALMRRFQRDDVWGDLTIREYDVLFTLSRCPDGTARLRDLGENSLLSQPSLSRMVERLEQAGLVRRGPVAGDARGVAVGLTPEGRRVQREIGRRHVRTIRRLVGGALDTQELATLRALTDKLRLAQAQIPDESSDA, from the coding sequence ATGCGTACGCATGAAGGCGGTCCGGGTCGGTCGACGAGCGACGGCACGCGCGAGCTGCCCGGCACCCGGGAGGCGGCCGAGGCCTGGGAGTCGCTGTTCCGCGCCCAGGTCGCGCTCATGCGGCGGTTCCAGCGCGACGACGTCTGGGGCGACCTGACGATCCGCGAGTACGACGTGCTGTTCACCCTGTCCCGGTGCCCGGACGGCACGGCGCGGCTCAGGGACCTGGGCGAGAACAGCCTCCTGAGCCAGCCGAGCCTGTCGCGCATGGTGGAGCGGCTGGAGCAGGCCGGGCTCGTGCGGCGCGGCCCCGTCGCGGGGGACGCCCGGGGGGTCGCGGTCGGGCTGACGCCGGAGGGACGACGCGTGCAGCGCGAGATCGGCCGCCGGCACGTGCGCACGATCCGCCGGCTCGTCGGCGGGGCGCTCGACACGCAGGAGCTGGCGACTCTGCGGGCGCTCACCGACAAGCTGCGGCTCGCACAGGCGCAGATCCCCGACGAGTCGTCAGACGCGTAG
- a CDS encoding endo-1,4-beta-xylanase codes for MPVTHPRRSTTLRTAAVALAATIAVGAAVTIPAQAASTLKDLATAAGKDIGFALAPDRLSESAYKSIADSEFNLVVAENAMKWDATEPSQNSFSYGAGDQVASYAASTGKELYGHTLVWHSQLPNWVKNLSGTALQSAMTNHVTNVATHYKGKVSSWDVVNEAFDDDGTRRDDSTFQQKLGDGYIETAFRAARAADPTAKLCINDYNTDAINAKSTAIYNLVRDFKARGVPIDCVGFQSHLIIGQVPSTMQQNLQRFADLGVDVRITELDIRMQTPADANKLATQAADYKKVFQICNAVSRCQGVTIWGITDKYSWVPDTFPGQGAALVWDSNYAKKPAYDAIASAFAGITPTTPPVTPPVTDPPVTEPPVTEPPVTQPPTAGCQVTYGVNQWNTGFTANVTVKNTSTAPINGWTLTFSFPSGQTVTQAWSSVTTQSGSAVTVRNAPWNGSIPAGGSQQFGFNGAHSGTNAAPTAFALNGTACSAG; via the coding sequence ATGCCCGTCACACACCCCAGGCGCAGCACCACGCTGCGCACCGCCGCGGTCGCACTGGCCGCCACGATCGCCGTCGGCGCCGCCGTCACGATCCCCGCGCAGGCCGCGTCCACCCTGAAGGACCTGGCCACCGCGGCCGGCAAGGACATCGGCTTCGCGCTCGCGCCCGACCGGCTCTCCGAGTCGGCCTACAAGTCCATCGCGGACAGCGAGTTCAACCTGGTGGTCGCCGAGAACGCGATGAAGTGGGACGCCACCGAGCCGTCCCAGAACTCGTTCAGCTACGGCGCCGGCGACCAGGTGGCCAGCTACGCGGCGAGCACCGGCAAGGAGCTGTACGGGCACACGCTCGTCTGGCACTCGCAGCTGCCCAACTGGGTGAAGAACCTGTCCGGCACCGCGCTCCAGTCCGCCATGACCAACCACGTGACCAACGTCGCGACGCACTACAAGGGCAAGGTCTCGTCCTGGGACGTCGTCAACGAGGCGTTCGACGACGACGGCACCCGCCGGGACGACTCGACGTTCCAGCAGAAGCTCGGCGACGGCTACATCGAGACCGCGTTCCGCGCGGCACGTGCCGCGGACCCCACCGCCAAGCTCTGCATCAACGACTACAACACCGACGCGATCAATGCGAAGAGCACCGCGATCTACAACCTCGTCCGGGACTTCAAGGCCCGCGGCGTGCCGATCGACTGCGTCGGGTTCCAGTCCCACCTGATCATCGGGCAGGTCCCGTCGACCATGCAGCAGAACCTGCAGCGCTTCGCCGACCTCGGCGTTGACGTCCGGATCACCGAGCTGGACATCCGCATGCAGACGCCGGCGGACGCCAACAAGCTGGCGACGCAGGCCGCCGACTACAAGAAGGTCTTCCAGATCTGCAACGCCGTCAGCCGCTGCCAGGGCGTGACGATCTGGGGGATCACCGACAAGTACTCCTGGGTCCCCGACACGTTCCCCGGTCAGGGAGCCGCTCTGGTCTGGGACAGCAACTACGCCAAGAAGCCCGCGTACGACGCGATCGCCTCGGCCTTCGCGGGCATCACGCCGACGACGCCCCCGGTGACCCCGCCGGTCACCGACCCGCCGGTCACCGAGCCGCCGGTCACCGAGCCGCCGGTGACGCAGCCGCCGACGGCCGGCTGCCAGGTGACCTACGGCGTCAACCAGTGGAACACCGGGTTCACCGCCAACGTCACGGTGAAGAACACGTCGACCGCCCCGATCAACGGCTGGACCCTGACGTTCTCCTTCCCGTCCGGGCAGACGGTCACCCAGGCGTGGAGCTCGGTGACCACGCAGTCAGGCTCGGCCGTCACCGTGCGGAACGCGCCCTGGAACGGCTCCATCCCCGCGGGCGGCAGCCAGCAGTTCGGGTTCAACGGCGCGCACAGCGGCACCAACGCGGCACCGACCGCGTTCGCCCTCAACGGCACCGCCTGCTCGGCGGGGTGA
- a CDS encoding NYN domain-containing protein, with amino-acid sequence MTIEAAPRTTYLLVDGENIDATLGSSILGGRPTPEQRPRWERVLTFAQQTWDQPVKALFFLNASSGSLPMSFVQALTAIGFQPIPLSGESYEKVVDIGIKRTLAAIAGRGGDVLLASHDGDFAPELEVLVDDEERRVGLLAFREFTSTQLSGLVGRGLETFDLEIDVAAFNVQLPRLRIIPLEEFDPLRYL; translated from the coding sequence ATGACGATCGAGGCGGCACCGCGCACCACGTACCTGCTGGTGGACGGAGAGAACATCGACGCCACGCTCGGGTCCTCGATCCTCGGCGGGCGGCCTACCCCTGAGCAGCGCCCCCGCTGGGAACGCGTGCTGACGTTCGCGCAGCAGACGTGGGACCAGCCGGTGAAGGCGCTGTTCTTCCTCAACGCCTCCAGCGGGTCGCTGCCCATGTCGTTCGTGCAGGCGCTCACCGCGATCGGATTCCAGCCGATCCCGCTGTCGGGCGAGTCGTACGAGAAGGTCGTCGACATCGGCATCAAGCGCACCCTGGCGGCGATCGCCGGCCGCGGGGGCGACGTGCTGCTGGCCAGCCACGACGGCGACTTCGCCCCGGAGCTGGAGGTGCTCGTCGACGACGAGGAGCGCCGCGTCGGGCTGCTCGCCTTCCGCGAGTTCACGAGCACCCAGCTGTCGGGCCTCGTCGGGCGCGGGCTGGAGACCTTCGACCTCGAGATCGACGTCGCCGCGTTCAACGTGCAGCTGCCGCGCCTGCGGATCATCCCGCTCGAGGAGTTCGACCCGCTGCGCTACCTGTGA
- a CDS encoding alpha/beta hydrolase family protein: MPSAARVLTAPFTVLAALALVACTADGDATATPSRGADAPPSAAAPPSAAGTAALSPADTPTCLPEGTATVTAGPEADPTLVSFTGAGSKGVLLAPQDQGDACQWADELARLAGEGYLVASFGWSGDGETSFVAAVDVLRSLGAADVALVGASKGGTYAAALADDVDAASVVALGPPAAFDGQDAQSASSGYTGPLLVVASTDDSSVGVDSSRDVSRADDPSTFLELAGSAHGVALLTSEHREHVQQAIDETLAAGFA, from the coding sequence ATGCCCTCAGCCGCGCGCGTCCTGACCGCCCCGTTCACCGTGCTCGCCGCCCTCGCGCTCGTCGCCTGCACCGCGGACGGCGACGCCACGGCGACCCCGTCCCGCGGCGCGGACGCGCCCCCCAGCGCAGCAGCACCGCCGAGCGCGGCCGGTACCGCCGCGCTGAGTCCCGCCGACACCCCGACCTGCCTGCCCGAGGGCACCGCGACCGTCACGGCCGGCCCGGAGGCGGACCCGACGCTCGTGTCCTTCACCGGTGCGGGCAGCAAGGGCGTGCTCCTGGCGCCGCAGGACCAGGGGGACGCCTGCCAGTGGGCCGACGAGCTCGCGCGGCTGGCCGGGGAGGGCTACCTGGTCGCCTCGTTCGGCTGGTCGGGCGACGGCGAGACGTCCTTCGTCGCCGCGGTCGACGTCCTGCGCAGCCTCGGTGCCGCGGACGTCGCGCTCGTCGGGGCCTCGAAGGGCGGCACGTACGCCGCAGCGCTCGCCGACGACGTCGACGCGGCGTCCGTGGTGGCCCTCGGGCCGCCCGCCGCGTTCGACGGCCAGGACGCGCAGTCCGCGTCGAGCGGCTACACCGGCCCGCTGCTGGTCGTCGCCTCGACCGACGACTCGAGCGTCGGCGTCGACTCGTCGCGGGACGTGTCGCGCGCCGACGACCCGAGCACGTTCCTCGAGCTCGCCGGGAGCGCGCACGGGGTGGCGCTGCTGACCTCCGAGCACCGCGAGCACGTGCAGCAGGCGATCGACGAGACGCTCGCGGCGGGCTTCGCCTGA